One window of Bactrocera tryoni isolate S06 chromosome 2, CSIRO_BtryS06_freeze2, whole genome shotgun sequence genomic DNA carries:
- the LOC120768649 gene encoding uncharacterized protein LOC120768649, translated as MSSELFGENETSNMGKHKTQMQDNVFVEFMKLNQDLARGFIKGDRTIAADKWHALVCKLNAAGPPIKDIALVLLDWKMHIRKKLTHNKKEGKATGGGPYDQTFILPIEEEVAKIFGLFEMVNGLDGALTFGVPEEHTEAENVSQRTEEPIQTETPIVEEVAMKTIATSLQKLITHQEEHNRQQLEHHRIIQKI; from the exons ATGTCATCGGAATTATTTGGGGAAAATGAAACCAGCAACAT GGGCAAACATAAAACTCAAATGCAAGATAACGTTTTCGTGGAATTCATGAAATTGAACCAGGATTTAGCCAGAGGCTTCATTAAAGGTGACCGGACAATAGCTGCTGACAAATGGCATGCATTAGTCTGCAAACTAAATGCTGCTGGCCCACCTATCAAGGACATAGCTCTCGTATTGCTCGATTGGAAAATGCATATTCGCAAAAAACTGACGCACAATAAGAAGGAAGGCAAAGCCACCGGGGGAGGTCCATATGATCAGACCTTTATTTTACCAATTGAGGAGGaagttgcaaaaatatttggtcTGTTCGAAATGGTGAATGGGTTGGATGGTGCCCTTACTTTTGGAGTACCGGAAGAGCACACAGAAGCAGAAAATGTATCACAACGCACTGAAGAGCCAATACAAACCGAAACACCAATTGTTGAGGAGGTAGCCATGAAAACCATTGCAACCAGTCTACAGAAACTTATAACACATCAAGAGGAGCATAACCGCCAACAGCTTGAGCACCACCgcataattcaaaaaatttaa
- the LOC120769194 gene encoding zinc finger CCCH-type with G patch domain-containing protein has product MDINTSEYESQLQIVEESLAVTENQEERLALNGLKADILELIALTKQTNAEQSSNNDDGCNFDEELERFKSEMVQLDNVQSDAQEVTEENIGEQLTKLRVKLEDMVGQKCTAPHEHTWGAISYHNAIVCGIEDTANMDSNGQLKARLRVLFTNPTHREMLPCSFYLEGDCRFDDAQCHYSHGELIDVEKLGEYTEPDFTRLARNCVVLAKLPNRLWHKGRVLCANFIDQSCRVRLDKDDDKRERDFPFEDLLPIFHDDDLSSGSSSESSTELRELEDSGDIKNIRQENLIEQRLFEYKPTQQLGEWEKHTRGIASKIMAKMGYVHGSGLGSDGSGIVIPVTAQILPQGCSLDHCMELREAANGDKDFFSIEKKLQRQKKKQEKMNAKSYERELQRTDVFSFINDNILGGGSEIRKAVKNVTLSNETTKSLNVASVRISDDIRRKEREIAKLHQSMDRNSVGSDLYKRTQQQLQIKAQELKALQKEETILSKEQVSRKTKDKLCVF; this is encoded by the exons atgGATATAAATACTAGCGAATATGAATCACag CTTCAGATTGTTGAAGAGTCCTTAGCAGTTACTGAAAATCAGGAAGAACGTCTTGCACTCAATGGTCTAAAGGCAGATATTTTAGAACTTATTGCATTAACAAAGCAGACAAATGCAGAGCAATCCTCTAATAACGATGATGGATGTAACTTCGACGAAGAACTAGAGCGTTTTAAGAGTGAAATGGTACAATTAGATAACGTTCAAAGCGATGCCCAAGAAGTTACCGAAGAAAATATTGGTGAACAGTTAACTAAGCTTAGA GTAAAACTAGAAGATATGGTTGGTCAGAAGTGTACTGCACCTCATGAGCATACCTGGGGTGCAATTAGTTACCATAATGCCATAGTCTGTGGAATTGAAGATACGGCAAATATGGATAGTAATGGTCAATTAAAAGCTCGCTTACGAGTCTTGTTTACTAATCCCACTCATCGTGAAATGTTGCCTTGTTCATTCTACCTGGAAGGAGACTGCCGATTTGACGATGCACAGTGTCACTATTCCCATGGCGAGCTTATAGATGTCGAAAAATTAGGTGAATATACTGAACCAGATTTTACACGACTTGCTCGCAATTGCGTTGTGCTTGCAAAATTGCCAAATCGCCTTTGGCATAAAGGTCGTGTACTTTGCGCTAATTTTATAGATCAATCATGCCGTGTACGTCTTGATAAAGATGATGATAAACGAGAAAGGGATTTTCCCTTTGAAGATTTGCTACCAATATTTCACG ATGATGATTTATCCAGCGGAAGCTCTAGCGAATCTTCTACCGAATTGAGAGAATTAGAAGATTCAGGAGATATCAAAAACATAAGGcaagaaaatttaatagaacAAAGATTGTTTGAATATAAACCAACACAACAACTTGGCGAGTGGGAAAAACACACGCGG GGCATCGCATCTAAAATAATGGCGAAAATGGGATATGTTCACGGTTCTGGATTAGGCTCAGACGGAAGTGGTATTGTCATACCTGTTACAGCACAAATATTACCTCAAGGCTGCTCACTTGATCATTGTATGGAGTTACGCGAAGCAGCTAACGGAGATAAAGACTTTTTCAGTATAGAGAAAAAACTGCAAcgtcaaaagaaaaaacagGAAAAGATGAATGCGAAATCATATGAACGAGAATTACAGCGAACAGATGTATTTTCCTTTATTAATGATAATATATTGGGTGGAGGATCTGAAATAAGGAAAGCAGTGAAAAATGTAACACTAAGTAACGAAACCACCAAATCGTTAAATGTAGCAAGTGTGCGCATTTCGGACGACATACGACGAAAAGAGCGAGAAATTGCAAAGTTACATCAATCGATGGATCGTAACTCTGTTGGCTCAGACCTATACAAACGGActcaacaacaattgcaaattAAAGCACAGGAACTGAAAGCTTTACAAAAGGAGGAAACTATTCTTTCTAAAGAACAAGTTTCACGAAAAACTAAAGATAAACTATGCGTATTTTAA